Proteins from a single region of Budorcas taxicolor isolate Tak-1 chromosome 7, Takin1.1, whole genome shotgun sequence:
- the NUDCD2 gene encoding nudC domain-containing protein 2 yields MSAPFEERSGVVPCGTPWGQWYQTLEEVFIEVQVPPGTRAQDIQCGLQSRHVALAVGGREILKGKLFDSTIADEGTWTLEDRKMVRIVLTKTKRDAANCWTSLLESDYAADPWVQDQMQRKLTLERFQKENPGFDFSGAEISGNYTKGGPDFSNLEK; encoded by the exons ATGTCAGCCCCGTTTGAGGAGCGCAGTGGGGTGGTTCCGTGCGGAACGCCGTGGGGCCAGTGGTACCAGACCTTGGAGGAGGTGTTCATTGAAGTTCAGGTGCCACCAGGCACTCGCGCCCAGGATATCCAGTGCGGCCTGCAGAGCCGGCATGTGGCGCTGGCCGTGGGTGGCCGCGAGATCCTCAAG gGCAAACTCTTTGACTCTACAATAGCTGATGAGGGAACATGGACTCTGG aggATAGAAAAATGGTCCGTATTGTTCTTACAAAGACGAAGAGAGATGCAGCAAATTGTTGGACTTCTCTTCTAGAATCTGATTATGCAGCTGATCCTTGGGTGCAAGACCAAATGCAGAGAAAACTTACATTAGAGAGATTCCAGAAAGAG AATCCTGGTTTTGACTTCAGCGGAGCAGAAATCTCAGGAAACTACACTAAGGGTGGACCAGATTTCTCGAATCTTGAGAAATAA